A genomic stretch from Natronomonas gomsonensis includes:
- a CDS encoding ATP-binding protein produces MSLSSESHYTKQFKQAVDEAHEADSSEERVKKLLKAKKYLQKVSEEIEDERASELEYMSDSFDDIAKNEVNNGNGRKERRGKKEMNGQMDGSEFFQEPPDLDLDDVGGMTDLKKLLQHNVIHQFEDSEYREMLGVSPTNGILLHGPPGTGKTYISKALAGELGYSYAKIRGSDLISSYVGETGKNVADLFDEALQMQPCVIFIDEIDSIASNRQSLERDGQAYSNAVSEMIQSIQEVQGEDIVVIAATNLLDNVDGAIRRSGRFDQKIEVPPPEPDAREEILQIHLGNRTTAEDVDTHRLAELTEEFSASDLEKIVEEAAQTAHIESVEQDELQPVSQRHLRETVQDTEPSLKHWES; encoded by the coding sequence ATGAGCTTGTCCAGTGAGTCTCATTACACGAAGCAGTTCAAGCAGGCCGTCGACGAAGCTCATGAAGCCGATTCCTCAGAAGAACGAGTGAAGAAACTCTTGAAGGCGAAGAAGTACCTGCAGAAGGTCTCCGAGGAGATCGAGGACGAACGAGCAAGTGAACTTGAGTATATGAGTGACTCGTTCGACGACATCGCTAAAAATGAAGTGAACAACGGTAACGGTCGGAAAGAGCGTCGAGGGAAGAAGGAGATGAACGGTCAGATGGATGGCTCTGAGTTTTTCCAGGAGCCTCCAGATCTGGACCTGGACGACGTTGGCGGGATGACAGACTTGAAAAAACTGCTTCAGCACAACGTCATCCACCAGTTCGAGGACTCTGAGTACCGTGAAATGCTTGGAGTCAGCCCTACGAACGGCATTCTTCTCCACGGCCCACCAGGAACCGGAAAGACGTATATCTCCAAAGCCCTCGCCGGCGAACTTGGCTACAGCTACGCAAAAATCCGAGGTTCCGATCTTATCTCCAGCTACGTCGGAGAGACCGGGAAGAACGTAGCCGACTTGTTCGATGAGGCCCTGCAGATGCAGCCCTGCGTCATCTTTATTGACGAGATCGACTCTATCGCTTCCAACCGGCAGAGTCTGGAGCGAGACGGACAGGCCTACAGCAACGCTGTCAGCGAAATGATTCAAAGCATTCAGGAAGTCCAGGGCGAGGATATCGTCGTGATCGCGGCAACCAACCTTTTGGACAACGTCGACGGCGCTATCCGCCGGAGCGGCAGATTCGACCAGAAGATAGAAGTCCCACCACCAGAACCGGATGCCCGCGAAGAAATACTACAGATCCATTTAGGAAACCGGACCACTGCAGAAGATGTCGACACTCACCGGTTAGCCGAATTAACCGAGGAGTTCTCAGCTTCCGACCTCGAGAAAATAGTGGAGGAGGCTGCTCAAACGGCACACATCGAATCCGTGGAGCAAGATGAGCTACAGCCAGTCAGTCAACGTCATCTACGGGAAACAGTCCAGGATACCGAGCCAAGCCTCAAACACTGGGAAAGTTGA
- a CDS encoding winged helix-turn-helix domain-containing protein has product MDSAELSQRLFTQYLVALEVMEPDRWQKTDLEAVSALFQGLAHEARLALLLGIYQDKSLNDIAEFLDITRGGMQDHLEKLIDCELLYRPEDSGKTYDLTPFGVFFVEFLLSNENMFSDAVGQLRSEEMKVEKAVREVRDKVDEADVPVSEKDWERKIHSKKWEQAWDDIEEILEDDT; this is encoded by the coding sequence ATGGATAGTGCAGAATTATCCCAACGCCTTTTTACGCAGTACCTTGTAGCGTTAGAAGTAATGGAGCCTGATCGTTGGCAGAAAACTGATTTGGAGGCTGTGTCAGCCCTGTTTCAAGGCCTTGCTCATGAGGCTCGGTTGGCTCTTTTACTGGGGATTTATCAGGATAAGTCTTTGAACGATATCGCCGAGTTTCTGGACATCACCCGTGGAGGGATGCAAGATCACTTGGAGAAATTGATAGACTGCGAGTTGCTCTACAGGCCTGAGGATTCTGGGAAGACATATGATCTAACGCCATTCGGAGTGTTCTTTGTCGAGTTTCTACTGAGTAATGAGAACATGTTTTCGGATGCGGTCGGCCAGTTGAGGTCGGAGGAGATGAAGGTGGAGAAAGCTGTGCGAGAGGTCCGAGATAAGGTTGATGAGGCGGATGTCCCTGTGTCGGAGAAAGATTGGGAGAGGAAAATCCATTCTAAGAAGTGGGAACAGGCCTGGGATGATATCGAAGAGATCCTCGAAGATGACACGTAG